Genomic window (Paraglaciecola psychrophila 170):
TAACCTAAGTCTGCACATAGTAAGCATAATTAGTTGTCTCTATGTTGGCTAGTGTTGCGTGCAGATTACCCAAAAAATTAAAAGCCGTTCAACATTTCACGCAATTTTTTTTCAGCCAGTTCAGTCGGTGATAACGATTCATCATCTTGATTTTTTTCAGGAACTACATCGCCAAACAAGGCGGCTAATTCAGCCTTGGCTTTAGCCGCTTTCTGGTTGTCGGCCATTTTAAATACCTTGTTGTTAGGTTTGAAATAATCGCAAAAATTAGCCTTTTTAGTGTCGCTTATATGCTCAGCTCTTTCTTCTTCACAGCGGTCTTTGACAAAGTACAGGCACATATTGCAAACATGCTGATCTGCTTTGCATTTGTCACACTCTTCACGCCTTGACATTGGGAGGATGACATTGCTTAGAGCCTCGTTACAATTCCAACAGATAAATTCATTAGACATAAAAATAGTGGCCTCTAAAACTGGTCAAACATAATGCTGTTATCATCAGGATCTTTCAACACACAATGAGTTGGGCCTGAGTCACCTTGGGTCGGCGTATCAAACGCAATACCGTTGTCTTTAAGATGTTTTTCTATTGCTCTGACATCGGGTGGATTAAAGGTGAGAATATTAGCCTCGAACATGCCTTCAAATAAACCTATTACGGTAGTTCCCTTTTCTAAAACAAGCCATTTATCTGCGATAGAACCGCACTTCGGATCGATTATAAATCCTAGGGTTTCATAAAATTCTTTTGACTTAATTATATCCTTCACTTTAAGGCCAACTGAAAACTGACCTAATTCCATTGGGTGCTCTCCATTGTATTTTTGGGGCTATTTTCGAGGGGTACGCAGCGCTATAGCACTGACTATAGAAAACAGCAGTCCAATCACAAAAACAGTAGCAAACATCATCATAGACGGTGTGAAATTGTTACCCACCAAGTCTGCGTAATCGGCTAATTCCGAAAGCTGTTGCTCTATTACCGTTGGCTCTAGACCGCTTGAGATGATTTTTTGCTCTGAATATCGGATGTATGAGGAGGTAAATGTTGGGTTAATGAACACTAAATAAAACCAGTTATATAATATAAAGATGTGCGCGGCAATCAGGCTGATCCCTAAACCAACACCTAACGCGCCCATAAAACCTAAAGGAGCAGGCGAACGCTTTTGTTTATAATCTTTTATTCCCATGATGATAGCTAACGAACTTATGAACATCACGCTGTAACCAACAATTTCACCCGTAGTGAAGTTGTCAGTAGTTGAACCTAAGGCTAAATGAGATGTGTAAAATCCAATAACTAACGCCAAGCCACAAAGTGAGCCAAAGCGAATAATCGAATACATGTTGCTGCTTGTCATGTTTTTAAATGCCTAACTGTATGTTATTTAAATGAAAGGTAAAGCTTTTGTCTGTTGTAAATTGGGTGACATTATATTTGTGAGTCGCAATGAGTCGCAATGAGTCGCGACGAGACTCCATCATTGAAGTCCCTTGCAAGCGTAACGTCTCTAGTCGTGATTAACTGAACCGATACTATGAATGCTCAAATCGGCACCTATAAATTCTTCTTCCTGGGTGAGCCTTATGTTTGTCACTTTATTCAAAACTCCATAAACTACTAAGCCACCTACTAAGGCAACAACGATGCCTGCAACTGTGCCTATTACTTGTGCGCTAAAAGCTACACCGCCCATTCCACCTAAAGACTCAAGGCCAAATATGCCAGTTGCAATCCCACCCCACGCTCCACATACTCCATGCAATGGCCATACGCCTAATACATCATCTATTTTTTTAGTTTGTTGCATGATAGTGAACAGTTTTACAAAAATCCAGCCGGCTATTAATCCTACAAATAATGACCCAATAGGATGCATGACATCTGAACCTGCACATACTGCAACTAAACCTGCCAATGGTCCGTTATGAATAAACCCAGGGTCATTTTTACCGAACCATAATGCCGCCAAAATACCGCCTACCATTGCCATAAGTGAATTCATTGCTACCAGACCGCTTATCCCGTCCATGCTTTGTGCCGACATGACATTAAAGCCAAACCAACCAATACATAATATCCATGTGCCTAGAGCTAAAAATGGGATATTCGAAGGAGCAAATGCGATAAGTTTATTATCTTTTTCACGGCCTTTACGCAAACCCAAAAAGTAAATACCTACTAGGGCTAACCACCCACCCATTCCATGCACCACAACTGAGCCAGCAAAATCATGGAAACTAGCACCTGTGGTTTGCTCTAACCAAGCCTGAAAACCGTAGTTACCGTTCCAAATTATGCCTTCATAAAATGGGTATACCACTGCAACAATAAGTGCAGAGGCAATTAAAAATGGATAAAACTTTGCTCTTTCAGCAATGCCTCCAGAAATGATGGCAGGAATAGCTGCGGCAAATGTCATTAGGAAAAAGAATTTTACTAAGTCATAGCCGCTATTCGCTGCTAGCTCTTTAGCATTGCTAAAAAATGTAACGTCGTATGCTATCCAATAACCAATAAAGAAGTAGGCAATACAGGAAACTGCAAAGTCAGTAATGATTTTTACCAGGGCATTTACCTGATTTTTGTGCCGCACTGTTCCGACTTCTAAGAAGGCAAATCCTGCGTGCATAGCAAACACCATGACCGCACCAATCAGTAAAAAGTAGGTGTTGGAGCTTTGCACCAATGTTTCAACGGCGCTGTTAATATCTTGCATGTGGAGTCTCAGTTTATAATTAGAATAATATGCTTGAGGAGGTTATGGTTAAAGCGAAGTTTAACTGTATTTCCTATACAGCGTCATCGCCCTCTTCAGAGGTGCGTATCCGTATAGCTCGTTCAACATCAAAGACAAAAATTTTCCCATCACCAATTTTACCCGAATTGGCTTTGGCAATAATAACTTCGATACAACGCTCAACCTGATCATCTATTAGTACAATTTCCAGTTTAATTTTAGGTAAAAAGTCTACTTTGTATTCTGCACCACGATAGGTTTCGGTATGACCTTTTTGACGTCCGTACCCTCTTACTTCTGTCACAGTTAGACCTGAAATACCTGCTTCAGTTAATGCTTCTCGAACATCGTCAAGCTTAAAAGGTTTAATTATTGCTTCAATTTTTTTCACTTAGTTAACCCATCTTTTAATTTATTTATTTAATATACAGTAGCTTCTCAACGAGTTGAGTTGTACTTTTAGAATTAAAATAGATAGTTAATAACTATGTGTTAACTAGTTGTTAACTTGTGGTGTGTAAAATAGTTCAACTTTAAGACAGCCCGTTATGGACTGGGACTAGAAGAGCATGAAATAATCGGTGCCTAATTGAAATCACAGACAATCATGGTTGAAAACAGATAAATGAATGCATTAAAACGTTTACAAATGATATTGGTTATTTGTTTAGTCAGTATTGGAATTGACCAAGGAACCAAATGGTATGCTTCTGAGTACTTACCCAAATTTGAAATGACCAGTTATTGGGGAGATTTGTTGCGTATTGGTTACGCTGAAAATACTGGTGCATTTTTAGGTTTAGGTAGCGGTATGTCAGACTCCGCCAAGTTTTGGATATTCGTTTGTGCGGTGGGATTTATTCTTTCTGCTTTGCTGATTTATATTTTAAGAACAAAGACACAAACTGCTTACGGATTATCATCGTTAATGATTATCTTTTCAGGGGGCATCAGTAATTTTTTCGATAGGGCTGTCAATAACGGCGCGGTGATCGACTTTTTAAATGTTGGCATTGGTTCCCTCAGAACGGGGATTTTCAACGTTGCCGATATGGCAATCATGTTGGGTGTGTTTTTATTGTTGTTTGCTAAAGATAAAAAGGCTGACAGCAAGGACGAATGATGTGATGGCTAATAAAGCAAAGTCAGGCGTCTATCAGTCACCCTTGAATAAGTTATTTACTCGCCAGCAACCCAGAGTCAAAACCAAAAAAAATATGGCCAAGTTACTCCTTACCTATGCTGAAAATGACAATCAACGTATTGCTCAACTTTTAAGCGTTTGGATCGACGAAAAAGCTAAGTGATTTCAATTATGTCTATTGAATCACGGCTGCAACACTCTAAATCTGGGTATTTTGGCGGATAAGGTTATGGTAAATATGGTGCAGTCGGTCTAGTTTCTCACGCTTAACATGAGGATTTTGTAGCAGGGTTTGAATGCTTTGGTCTAGTGCATATATGGTGTCGCGTTTATCTGCATTAGTGCATCCAAGTGCTTACTGCACTGACTTGTACACTGAGTTTTTCGGTAAGGTTACCGTTTAATGCTAACTCAAATCTGTTTTCTCGTTTTTTTCCTGTGTTTAATTTACAGAAGGTAGAGTAGGCGTCACCTACATTTTCCATTACGTCTTACTTCGTCATTTGGAACCATGTAGCCGCTAAACATAGTTTTTAATCTAATAATGACCACTTAGTGCCAAGTTCAATATTTTCGACTAACTCAGGATCCGCCACTGATTCTTGCTCAGGATCGCCACATAAACCGCCGTAGCCGCAACTTGCGCATACATCTAATTCGCCACCATGGATGTTGGTTGCTGTGGCATAAATGCGTTGCCCTTTAGCTTAATCGAATTAACGCCAAGCCATCAAACTTTACCCCTGACCAGCCTGTCAGTATAAAGTTACGGATATTGCCATGGTCTGTTCCCGCTGGGTTTTCCAATACATCATTACGATAAAAGTTTCCAAATAAATTGAGGGTTTCAAGTTCAGTTAATTCATGTAATTGCGCAAAGTAAAAGATTTTACAAGAACCCTCGTTGCTGCCTGCTGCATTTAACAAGAGCCCATTGCTAAAAGTTGTTGGCGTATAAGTATAAAATTGACTAATTACCTGCATCACGCTGGCAAATTCAATGTTGTCTGGGGTCGAGCGTAACTGCGTGATCAAATTGGTTATCGTCGTCAATTTATTTAAAGTCATAGTGTGTCCGTTGTTTTACTAAGGTCAAAAGAAAAGGTTAATAGGCAGTCAATATGTTTGAGTACTTTATTGACGAACATCGGGGTGGCAACGGTATCAGTAACATTTGCTGATGTGACCACAATGCAGATATCACAGTCCTGTAAAGCTATTTGCTGGCGTACATAAAAGATGTTCAGGTCGTCTAAATTATCTAGGTTTTCATTTAAACAAACTAAACCCACAAAACAGTCATTTTTAGGATGATTATCGAATGTTGCACCCGCTATTTCTCTGGTGAGGGTAATTGCTTGGAATTTGTCTAAATTTAATAGACGAAAAGTGACTTCAATATTGATACTTATAGCTCCTTACTGCTGATGAAAGCCAGACTTAATGATGCCTAGTTGGCAGCCAGTAATTATATTCTAAGTGTTTATCAAATATCGAATTAGATCTCATTTTTGTTTTAAGATACCTAAAGCGTCATTTAGATCTAGACGTGGAAAAATGATCCACATTCTGTGCAATTTAAATGATATGAAGTCAAAACAAGGTTTTTAGTTTACGCTAAACAAAATAAGATCAAAGGAGCAAATATGAAAGTTGTGGTAGGAAAGTTCAGCAGTGAACCTTTCCATGCATTGTCAAAAAAAGAAATCAGCCTCTTATTAAAATTGGTACCTAACGATTGGATAAAACAGGTATCCAATGTGGTACTTAGCTCAAAGATATTAAAGAAAAGAAAATTATCTAAACCTGTTGAATATTCAGTTTCTAAAAAACAACTATCCATTTTTTCAAGGGGCTTAGTGCGCGAAGATATTGCCAAACAAGTGCTGCTTGAATTAGCTTCAATTGGTGGTGAACTTGATGAAGGAAACTTTAACAATACCTTTGAACTAGATAGCGTGATTAAGCCTTATATGGATAAATTTTTAAAGGTTAGGGTGTAGATTCTCAGAAAATCTGCCTGCGACGAGCTGAAGGCACCTATTGAAATTTAATCAAATGTGAAGATTTATTAGGTCAAATTTATAATTTTTAGCTTGATAAATATCAGCATATTGTTGTTACTTTCAGAATTCAGTAGTGTTTGTATTATCGGTTGCCGCGTAACGTTGACATATGGAATGACAAAGCGCATCACTGATAGGATTTTGTAAGTTGTTAGAGCGAAGCAGCACAATGTCTGCAGTGGGTAATTGGGGTAAGTTTTTACTGCTTAATTGTTGTAAGTCGCCAATGCTAAGCTTTGCCATAGCGCCGATTGCTTCCCCGCTCTGTACAATGCCTCTTTGCGCGCTGGCACTGGCGCTACAAGCGATAACCTTGTATGCCCGACCTTGCTTATGCAGCCCTTCAGTTGCTGCTTGATGAAATCGACAGTCTCTTTGAAATATTGCAATCGGTAGAGGATGTTGTTGAGCCGCATCAAAATCTGAGTTGTGGACTCAAACACCTTGACTGGATTTTAGGAAATAGCCTTCTTCCGAGTCAGCAGAACGGGTAATGATCCCCGGGTCTAGGTGACCGCTATCCAGCATAAGTTTGACTCGATTACTTGGAGTACAGGTGATTTGTAAGTCAAGGTTTGGCCACTGCTGATGTAATAACTTCACTAAAATAGGCAATACTGATTCTGAGTAATCATCGGGACATCCCAAGCGCATCAGTGTGCTTGGCTGCACGGGTAAAGCTGCCAGTTTCGACGAAGGCTAAAAAGCTACGTAACGCCTCAATGTCCATGTTCTTACCAATATTACCTATCAGGTTTACTAATAGGTAATATCAAGATTATCCGTTAGTCAGCTGCTTAATGTCAGCGTAGATTAGATTTTATTCAGTGAATCTAGGAATAAAGTAGGAAGATGTATGCAGCTTTACATCGGCAATAAAAATTATTCATCTTGGTCGTTACGTGCATGGATAATGCTAGCAAAATCAGAGGTTAAGTTTGAAGAAGTTAAACTGTTATTGGGTACGTCGGAGTTTTATCAACGTTTAGAAAAAGTTACACCAACGCATAAAGTACCAGCTGTAGTGGATGGCAATGTGAAGGTGTGGGACTCGTTAGCTATTTGCGAATACATCAATGATGCTTATTTGTCAGGAAGCGCTTGGCCAGAACTCGCCAGACAAAAGGCTGAAGCGCGGGCAATCGCCTGTGAGATGCATTCTGGGTTTAATGGTGTGCGTAACGAAATGCCAATGAATATAAGAGCAAAACGCAAAATAGTCCTGAGTGAGCATGCTAAAAATGACATTCTACGCATCCAACAAATATAGAGTGAACAGTGGTATTACGTTTTCAGACTTACGACATAGTGGTAGATGTCAAAGCAAAGCGCTACATGGAACGTGTATTAGCTTGCCCTGAACTCAACCAATGGATAACAGCTGCACTGCAAGAAACAGAGGTAGTAGATGTTGATGAAGCCGGGGTACCCCACTAAGAATTAATGCTTTGAAGTATAAGCGAGTTGATACTTCTTACTTTAATTGCTCTGGGCCATTTTTATAGCCTCTACCTTGACCTTATTTTCCAGAACATTCAAGCCAGATTCGGTATCTATAATAATACCAAAGCGTACGCCAAGCTTAGAGAATTTACAGCGACAGCAGATTGGTAGGACCAAATCGGTTTGGCCATGCCAGTTCAGGCATCTTCGGGCTGAGGACTATCGGTCACGGGAGCAGCAACGGTTTCAGCTATCTTCTTATGTGAAAAACCCTTATGCCAACTTCCATGTTAATTATATACGTTCCTCTGGTGTTCCATTCCATCACGGAATGGCGCCAGTGGTGAGACATAACAAACGCTGTGCTTTCTCGCAGGCGTCGCTCAGGGAATTCCGACAACTGTGGCTGCTGGATTTAACTGGCACGGCATTTACGGGATCCATTTTCAAGGAACTGCGCCTCTGGGAAATGATCGCAACGGGAGCCATTTTTCGGCAATATGGCGCCACCATTTCTATGCCAATCCTATGTAAGGCGTATTTGGTCATGTAAAAAACACTCATGCCTATCCTAGAACCCAAGTCGCTGCTTTTTGCCGTGTCTTCCTCAACGACATCCTATTTGGCGATTTAAATATCAATATACGAAGCGCACTTATCCTCGCTTCTTTGGCGGCTTTAGTGGCGGGCACACATCAAATTTTACCTATGAATACAGGCTTTTGCCCCTGTTGCACCTTGTATTTTCACCCGTTAAAATGCCTTAGAAGGCGGAACGTCTAGCATCGACTTCGCAATGCCCCCTAATACCTATGTTGCGAACATCGAAATATCGGTTCACAAACCCGAGCCTGTTATGTCTCTTACCAGAAGTGGGTCAGATCATAGCGCACTGAAAGGCATATATGTTCGATACAGCTCCTTTTGCTAATGTCAAAACAGGATTCGTATAAACCAACACACGATGGATAATACAATTATGGGCCTAGGGCTTGATAAGTCGTTGTTGCTGGTTGAAAACGTTAAATAAAATAAAATAATTAAGCTAGTTTCTTCATGCTATCAACCAGTTTTTGAATTTCATCAGCACCTGTAAAAACTTGAGGCGTGATACGAATGCAAGCTCCTGAGTGCAAACCTTTGCGCACCACAGTGAAGATCCCATAATCATTTTCAAGTGTTTGCTGTAGTTCTTTTACATCTTCTATGCTAGTTTTTCCAGTCATCCTAAATGAACTCATGCCAGTGGATGACATCTCATCTTTACCGCCTAATACTTCGATATGTGACATAGTTTGCGCTTCGCTAAACCACAAATTACGTAAATATCTGAGCCGTGCTTCTTTGTTTTTAGCGCCAATGGCTTGGTGATAGTCTAACGCAGCTGGCACCGTCATAAAGGCTGCAAAGTTAGAGGTAGCGATGTGTACCCGACTATATGCACGATTATTATCGGGATCAGACTCACCAGGGTAGGGAGCTATTTTATCGAGAGTGCCTTTTTGCATATACAAGGCACCTACTCCGACAGGTGATCCTATCCACTTGTGTAAATTAAATCCTGCCCAGCTCACTTGTAAATCACTAATTTTATAGTCAATTAATCCCCAAGATTGCGCACAATCACAGATAACATCAATGCCGCGTTTTTTGGCTTCGTTGACAATGGCTTTAACCGGAAAAACTAGACCATGTTGATTGCTAACATGGGTAAGTAACATCAGTTTAATATTCGGATGCTGATCGAAGGCATTAATATAACACTCCAATAATTGTTCTTGTTCGGCAACTGTGGGCGTAATCAATTCAATGGTATCAACGCCTCTGTCTTGTTTTAACCACTGCATCGCGGTTTTAAAACTGGGATAGTCGCTATCGGCCATGAGCACAGCATCGCCTGACGTTAATCCTTGATATTGACGAATAAGGTTGTGAATGGCTTCTGTGGCATTGCGAGTCAATACAATTTCACCATCCTCTGCCCCAAGCCCTTGAGATACGCGGGCCATAGCTTGACGCATATCGGATGGAAAACCTTTTCGGGCGTAGAATGAATTTTGGCTATTCACCATTTTATTGGCTGTGTGATAGGCGTCTAATACAGGTTTCGCCATTTTGCCCCAATAGCCGTGTTCAAGATTAATGATACCTTTGGTGCGATCATAATCTGTGGCTATTTCGCGCCAAAAAACCTCATCAGACGCTAAACTGTTCGGCGATTTTTTGATTGAAGTGGGCAAAGACAATGTGTCTTTAGGTGTCTGTGCTGTTGTTCTCATCGATGAAAGTGCAGCAGTTGCAGCGACCCCTGTTAGCAATTGACGACGATTCAAAGAAAATTTTAGTGGATTCATTCGATAAACTTTTTGAGTCAAAATAAGATCAACAGCATAACGGTATTTTGTGACAACTTTATAAAATAAAAAATTGATGTTATTTATTATTTTAATGAGTGTTTATTCTAGCGGCTTTTACTTAAGTAAGAAAAGTGAAATAAAAGTTACATTTTTCAATAACATAATTGTCATTATTCCGTGACAAAGTAACGCCGCCAATTACTCGGTCATAACTATTTATAGGGTCTTATTTTATGTTTACATTGTCTACAATCTCACGTTCTGTGTGTCTCATTTTAGGTGTTAGTGCGCAGCTACCAACGCTTAGTTATGCCGAAGAGGCTTCGCATTCTGAACTCAAAAATAACATGGAAAGTATCATCGTCACGGGGACCCGCTCTTCAGAGAAAACGGTTTTTGATTCGAGTGCCCCGATTGATCTTATTTCAGCTAATGAATTAAGCAGCACAGCTTCTGAAGACTTATCTGATTCCCTCGCACAAATAGTACCTTCATATAAAATACAACGTTTGCCCATGGCTGATGGTCAAGTATTTGTAAGACCAGCCACGTTACGAGGTCTATCACCTGACCATACTTTAGTGTTGATCAATGGTAAGCGCCGTCATCGTAGTGGTTTATTGGGTGGCAATGGAGCACAAGCCCCTGATTTAGCGCAAATACCTTCTTCTGCTATTAAGCGGATTGAAGTGTTACGAGATGGAGCATCTGCGCAATATGGTTCTGATGCCATCGCCGGCGTGATTAATATCATTCTCGACGACGGGGCTGATCTGAAAGGTTTTGCTCAGTATTCAGAGTACAGTGAGGGGGATGGTGAGAATATAAGAGCAGGTATTAAGGCCGGCACTAAATTGGGTGGTGATGGATTTATAACCACTAGTTTTGAATATTCGAATGCTGAAAAAACCTCGCGCAGTCGTCAGCGTCCCGATGCTATTCAGTTTGCTGTAAACCATCCCGAAGTCACTGTGCCTAATCCCGTACAAAATTGGGGGCAACCAGAAACAGAAGTGTTTCGTTTGGCAATTAATTCAGGGTTAGATACACAATTTGGATCCGCATATTTGTTTGCGACCCTCGGCCGAGGTAAGGGGCTGAGTGATTTTAACTGGCGTAACCCAGACAGCACCAGTGCTTTTAATCTTACTGACGTGTTTCCAGATTTTGATCTTAAGGATATCTATCCTGCGGGTTTCTCGCCTCAGTTTAAGCAGGACGATAGCGACAATGCCTTAAATATGGGATTAAAAGGAACCATGTTCAACGATCTAGATTGGGATATGAGTGCAGGTTTTGGACAAAATAGTATTGAGTATAAAATGTCGCAGAGTATTAATGCTTCTTTGGGCTCTGCTAGTCCGACTTCATTCAGCATAGGTGAGTTAATTCAAAGCGAAACAAATTTAAATGCAGATTTCAATTATATATGGTCCTCGCCTATATTATTTGAAGATGCCAATGTTGCCTTTGGTTTAGAGTACCGCAAAGAAACCTATGAGATAAAACCTGGAGAACTAGCGTCTTACGAAATAGGGGCAGGTGCATCAGCCGGTTTGCCTTCTGGGTCAAATGGTTTTCCTGGCTTTTCCCCAAGTCAATCGGGTGAATCGAGTCAACACAGTAAATCAGTTTATATGGATGTTGATTTACCTATGAGTGAAAGTTTGAATATGGGCTTAGCGACTCGCTATGAAAAATATTCCGAATACGGTAATGGTAAATTAACGGGCAAATTATCGACTCGTTACGAAGTCAATAATGACTTAGCTTTGCGAGCCACACTTTCAACTGGTTTTAAAGCGCCTACGCCTGGACAGTTATTCAGCGAACGCACATCGCAGGGTTTGGACACAAACACCCTGAATATTTATACCTCTGGTCGCTTTTCACCTGAAGGCGCTGTAGCGAGAGTGATATCAGATCGTGCGGACGTTTCTATCAACCCACTTGAGGCTGAAGAGTCTAGCAACATCAGTGCTGGTATCGTCTATCGCAATAACAACGGATTTCATTCCTCTGTCGATATTTATCAAGTTGATGTTGATAATCGGTTAAGTACGTCAGAAACTTTCACCATCAGCGATAGTGAGAAATTGCAGCTAGTAGGATTAAATGTTGTTGGTGGTGAAAGTATTACCCGCGTTAACTTTTTTCAAAATGACTTTGATACTCGCACTACTGGTGTGGATTTAGTGTTAGGTTATACCGCTAACGTAAATAGTGGGAGTTTATCGCTCACTTCGGCATTGAATCATAACAAAACGGAAGTACTTAATGGGAGTTTGGTTGACAACGTCACCACCCGTAATCGCTTTGAAAAACTACTACCGCAAAA
Coding sequences:
- a CDS encoding ammonium transporter, whose product is MQDINSAVETLVQSSNTYFLLIGAVMVFAMHAGFAFLEVGTVRHKNQVNALVKIITDFAVSCIAYFFIGYWIAYDVTFFSNAKELAANSGYDLVKFFFLMTFAAAIPAIISGGIAERAKFYPFLIASALIVAVVYPFYEGIIWNGNYGFQAWLEQTTGASFHDFAGSVVVHGMGGWLALVGIYFLGLRKGREKDNKLIAFAPSNIPFLALGTWILCIGWFGFNVMSAQSMDGISGLVAMNSLMAMVGGILAALWFGKNDPGFIHNGPLAGLVAVCAGSDVMHPIGSLFVGLIAGWIFVKLFTIMQQTKKIDDVLGVWPLHGVCGAWGGIATGIFGLESLGGMGGVAFSAQVIGTVAGIVVALVGGLVVYGVLNKVTNIRLTQEEEFIGADLSIHSIGSVNHD
- the lspA gene encoding signal peptidase II gives rise to the protein MNALKRLQMILVICLVSIGIDQGTKWYASEYLPKFEMTSYWGDLLRIGYAENTGAFLGLGSGMSDSAKFWIFVCAVGFILSALLIYILRTKTQTAYGLSSLMIIFSGGISNFFDRAVNNGAVIDFLNVGIGSLRTGIFNVADMAIMLGVFLLLFAKDKKADSKDE
- a CDS encoding VOC family protein, which translates into the protein MELGQFSVGLKVKDIIKSKEFYETLGFIIDPKCGSIADKWLVLEKGTTVIGLFEGMFEANILTFNPPDVRAIEKHLKDNGIAFDTPTQGDSGPTHCVLKDPDDNSIMFDQF
- a CDS encoding DUF4199 domain-containing protein, producing MTSSNMYSIIRFGSLCGLALVIGFYTSHLALGSTTDNFTTGEIVGYSVMFISSLAIIMGIKDYKQKRSPAPLGFMGALGVGLGISLIAAHIFILYNWFYLVFINPTFTSSYIRYSEQKIISSGLEPTVIEQQLSELADYADLVGNNFTPSMMMFATVFVIGLLFSIVSAIALRTPRK
- a CDS encoding aminotransferase class V-fold PLP-dependent enzyme codes for the protein MNPLKFSLNRRQLLTGVAATAALSSMRTTAQTPKDTLSLPTSIKKSPNSLASDEVFWREIATDYDRTKGIINLEHGYWGKMAKPVLDAYHTANKMVNSQNSFYARKGFPSDMRQAMARVSQGLGAEDGEIVLTRNATEAIHNLIRQYQGLTSGDAVLMADSDYPSFKTAMQWLKQDRGVDTIELITPTVAEQEQLLECYINAFDQHPNIKLMLLTHVSNQHGLVFPVKAIVNEAKKRGIDVICDCAQSWGLIDYKISDLQVSWAGFNLHKWIGSPVGVGALYMQKGTLDKIAPYPGESDPDNNRAYSRVHIATSNFAAFMTVPAALDYHQAIGAKNKEARLRYLRNLWFSEAQTMSHIEVLGGKDEMSSTGMSSFRMTGKTSIEDVKELQQTLENDYGIFTVVRKGLHSGACIRITPQVFTGADEIQKLVDSMKKLA
- a CDS encoding P-II family nitrogen regulator, with product MKKIEAIIKPFKLDDVREALTEAGISGLTVTEVRGYGRQKGHTETYRGAEYKVDFLPKIKLEIVLIDDQVERCIEVIIAKANSGKIGDGKIFVFDVERAIRIRTSEEGDDAV
- a CDS encoding TonB-dependent receptor plug domain-containing protein; its protein translation is MFTLSTISRSVCLILGVSAQLPTLSYAEEASHSELKNNMESIIVTGTRSSEKTVFDSSAPIDLISANELSSTASEDLSDSLAQIVPSYKIQRLPMADGQVFVRPATLRGLSPDHTLVLINGKRRHRSGLLGGNGAQAPDLAQIPSSAIKRIEVLRDGASAQYGSDAIAGVINIILDDGADLKGFAQYSEYSEGDGENIRAGIKAGTKLGGDGFITTSFEYSNAEKTSRSRQRPDAIQFAVNHPEVTVPNPVQNWGQPETEVFRLAINSGLDTQFGSAYLFATLGRGKGLSDFNWRNPDSTSAFNLTDVFPDFDLKDIYPAGFSPQFKQDDSDNALNMGLKGTMFNDLDWDMSAGFGQNSIEYKMSQSINASLGSASPTSFSIGELIQSETNLNADFNYIWSSPILFEDANVAFGLEYRKETYEIKPGELASYEIGAGASAGLPSGSNGFPGFSPSQSGESSQHSKSVYMDVDLPMSESLNMGLATRYEKYSEYGNGKLTGKLSTRYEVNNDLALRATLSTGFKAPTPGQLFSERTSQGLDTNTLNIYTSGRFSPEGAVARVISDRADVSINPLEAEESSNISAGIVYRNNNGFHSSVDIYQVDVDNRLSTSETFTISDSEKLQLVGLNVVGGESITRVNFFQNDFDTRTTGVDLVLGYTANVNSGSLSLTSALNHNKTEVLNGSLVDNVTTRNRFEKLLPQNTASFAANYDLDIISLMARVRYYGSWTDYSGNSDGDVFQDFGSEFFTDISASYKLSEDITLSAGAENIFDSYPEEATYQANRGLIYSRNAPYDTDGRNIYIKVAFQL
- a CDS encoding LysR substrate-binding domain-containing protein, whose product is MQPSTLMRLGCPDDYSESVLPILVKLLHQQWPNLDLQITCTPSNRVKLMLDSGHLDPGIITRSADSEEGYFLKSSQGV
- a CDS encoding HopJ type III effector protein — protein: MTLNKLTTITNLITQLRSTPDNIEFASVMQVISQFYTYTPTTFSNGLLLNAAGSNEGSCKIFYFAQLHELTELETLNLFGNFYRNDVLENPAGTDHGNIRNFILTGWSGVKFDGLALIRLS